The genomic window TTCGTCGAAAAACCTTCCGCTGATCAAGCCGCCGCTGATGCGGGAGCATCGACTGTATCAGGCAGACTGGCTCTACCGTTTCTACGGGTTCGACATCGCAGAGATCACGGCGGCACGGCCAGACGGCATGCTCGATCTCGACCTCGATCCGAAACTGGCCTGGGCGCTTGGCCATCGGGATCGATTTCCAGTCGACATCAATCTCGCCGACAAGGAAGCGCTTCTGCGTGTGCCTGGCTTCGGCACAAAGACCGTCACATCCATTCTCTCAACACGGCGGTTCAAGCGGCTGCGGCTCGAGGATATCGGGCGTCTTGGCGTGTCCCTCAAAAAAGTCCAGCCATTCATCATTGCTGAGGGCTGGACGCCGCATCGCTTGATCGATCGCGCCGACCTGCGGGCGATGTTCATGCCGAAGCCCGAACAATTATCGTTATTATGACTGAGACCTGCTTTCTCGAAGGTCGCGGTGATCTGTCTGAATGGCGCGAGGCGGCGCGACGATGCCTACAGGCCGGGATCGAACCAAAGGCAATCGACTGGCGGCTTATCGGTGATGAACAGGGGCTGTTTGGTGCTGATGCAAGCCAATCCAAAGAGGGCAGCACGCCAAGCCCGGCAGAACCCACAGGTGGAACGGCGCAGATGTCCGTCCCGGCAGCCTTCCTTCAGCTTGGAGAAGCCGTTGTGTGTCATTCCGATCCCGGCCGCTTCGCCTTGCTGTATCGCCTTCTCTTTCGGTTGAGGCAGGAAAGGCACCTTCTTGAGGTGAAGACAGATGCCGATGTGGCGCTGGCGTACCGGATGCAGAAATCCGTGGGGCGCGATTATCATAAGATGACCGCCTTCCTGCGCTTCAAGGAAGTGCCACTGCCTGTCGGTGTTGCAGGCCGTCGGCGCTTTGTCGCCTGGTTTGAGCCTGACCACTTTATCGTCGCGCGTGTCGCGCCGTTTTTCCAACGTCGGTTCAATGACATGGACTGGATTATTTTGACGCCCCACGGGTCCGCGTCCTGGGATGGCCAGACACTTCTGACGTCGACCGAACCGGCGGTAAAGCCCGATATACGCGATGAAACCGACGATCTCTGGCGCATATATTATGCATCCATCTTCAATCCCGCCCGCTTGAAGGTGAAGATGATGATGACGGAGATGCCGAAGAAATATTGGAAGAACCTGCCGGAGGCAGAGCTTATTCCCGGCCTGATCGCCGGGGCGGAAGCCAAGCTGATCGATATGGCGCACCGACAAGCCAGCGAGCCGCTCCCTTTCCATCATCGCCTCCAGGACGCCGCCGCGCGTGTGCCCGCAGCGCCAGCCGCCGACGCGGACACGATAGACGCGCTACGCCAGGAAGCGCGACGCTGCAATCGATGTGATCTCTCCTGCCGGGCAACACAGACCGTGTTCGGCGAAGGGCCTGTCGATGCAAAGGTCATGATCGTTGGAGAGCAGCCGGGGGACCAGGAGGATCTCGCAGGCAGGCCGTTCGTCGGACCGGCGGGCCGCGTGTTCGACGAGGCTCTGGCGCAGGCAGGCCTGGACCGGCGGGCGCTCTACGTCACCAACGCGGTGAAGCATTTCAAGTATGAGCCACGGGGAAAGCGCCGTATCCATCAGCGCCCGAATATCGCAGAGGTGCAGCAATGCAGGTGGTGGCTCACCAAAGAGATCGATATGGTGAAACCGAAACTGATTGTCGCCATGGGCGCAATTGCGCTGTTTTCGCTCACCGATCGAAAGGACCGTTTGGAGGATGTCCGCAGCCGGCCAATTGTCATGGACGAGACGCGACATCTATTCGTCACCGTTCATCCGTCCTACCTGCTGCGTATTCCAGACGAGATCAAGAGAAACGAAGAACTCGCGCGCTTTCGAGACGATATAAGCCAGATCGGTAGGCTTGTTGCATAAGGGCAAAAGCCCCTCAAACTCATCGGTCGGTGGCTCAGGTCAGGTTGTTTCAATCCGCGGCAAGAAGGATTGGCTGTAGCACTCAGTTGACCAGGACGGTTTTGTGTTGGACGTTGCTCGTGCAAAGTCAGCGAAATGCAAAGGCCGCCAAGCGACTGGTGCGCAAGCTCTTGAAGAGCCAGGGACAGTCGCCCCGTGTAATTATCACCGACACGCTACGGTCCTATGGCGCAGCAAAGCGAGAGATCATGCCGGGTGTAGAGCATCGCTCCCACAAAGGGTTGAATAATCGGGCGGAGAATTCTCACCAGCCAGTCCGGCGGCGAGAGCGGATCATGAAGCGCTTCAAATCACGGCGACATCTACAATGCTTCGTCTCCTTCCACGATCCGATCGCCAACCTGTTTCACATCCCGCGCCACGACATCACCTCCAACCATCATCGAGAACTGCGCGCAGAGGCGATGAGACTGTGGGCGAAAATTGCTCGAGCATGAAAGATATCCGCGGATAGCGTCTTTCGCGGGCCCCTTCGTCCATTAATTTTACGATGCCAGTTATTGAGCGCCCGAAAGCTTTCGTTTTGCAACAAGGGGAACTATTTTTACACCTCATGATCAAAATTAATTTTCTTAATATCAAAATTGCTTTTCTTGGTGGGAGATTTACTAGCGAAAGACGTACGCCACATGGATGTATTAATCTGCATTATCCTCCTTGGGCCGGTTTGCTTGATAATTGCTTCCGAAATGCCGAGCCCAAGCCGAAGAAACTCACCTGTGGCTGCGACAGATAGACCGAAACCAGGACCAGCACGCCGCCGCCAAACTGAATCCAAGTCAGTGTCTGTCCCAGAAAGACCGCCCCCAAAATGGCCGCTGTCAGCGGGCTGAGAAGCGAAAGAAACGACACGGTCAAGGCAGGCAGACGCGCGATCCCGGAACCAAAGCGCATAGGTCACGAGCGCGCCCAGCAGGCTGAGATAGCTGAGTCCGCCGATATTCCGCAGCGTGAGCGTTTCGGGAAAGGACTCAGTCATCAACGCGAAGGGCACCAGAGCCAAGCCGCCAAAGGTCAGCTGCCAGCCGGTCAGCGCCAGCAGCGACATATTGTCGGGGCGACCGAATTTCTTGGCCAATACCATCCCCGTCGCCATCGAGAACGCCCCGGCCAGACCCGCGGTCACTCCTTGGGTATTGAGCATGACATCGGAACGCAGCGCGACAAGCGCCACCCCCAACGCCGCGCAAAGGCACGCCAGAATCTGCGTCGCGCGCACCGGGTTGCGAAATAAAATCGCGCTGTAAATGAGAACGATAACCGGCTGAATCGACATCAGCAGCGCCGCAATCCCGCCGGGCAGATGATAAGCCGCCAGAAACAAGAAGTAAAAGAAAGCGCCAATATTCAGCACCCCCAGAAGCGCCGCGCGCCACCACCAGTGGCCCTGCAACATTTTCCTTTGCAGCAACACCAGAATAAGCCCTGCGGGCAAAGCACGTAAAACGGCCGCGGTCAGCGGAATACCGGGCGGCAGGAATTGGGTTGTCACAAGATAGGTGCTGCCCCAAACGAGCGGAACCAACGCTGTGATTAACAGATCAAACCGCTGCCTCGACTTGTTGTCCATTTTGCCCTCCAGAACTGATTGTGCCGAAATAACGATCCCCGAAATCTCCAATCCCTGGGATCATGAACGCCTCCTGGTTTAGTTGCTGCTCGATCGATGAACTCACGATGGTCACATGCGGATAGCGCGCGCTGACACGCTTGACCCCTTCAGGGGAGGCGAGAATATTGGCAAAGACGACATGCTGTTCCTGCACGCCCTTCTTCAGCAATTCCGAGATAGCCATCAGCGCTGAGCCACCGGTCGCCAGCATGGGCTCCATCACAATCACATGGCGCTGTGCGATATCTTCGGGCAGCGCGCTGTAAAATAGTCTTGGTTGTTTGGTGATCTTGTCGCGCTGGATCAGGATCTTGCCGATAGGAATGGCGGGCAGCATCTTGGACAATTCGAATTCCATGCTTTCTCCTGCGCGCACAATCGAAACGGCGCAAAGGGGCGCATCCAGCGCGGTACCCAGATAGGTCGCCCCGAAAGGGGTTTGCACTGATCGATCACAGTAGGGCAACTGGTCAAGACAAAGCTCGAGCACATTGCGGATCACGCAATTGGCGTTGGCGACGAAAGTCTCGCGGGGCGCGGTCGCGCGGCGCATCTCTGCATGAAGCGCCCGCAATCTCTGCGTTTGGGGAAGTTCGATCAAAGGCATGGCGGCGCTCTACTGGGTAACCTGGAGCGAAAGTTCGGAAAATGCCCTTTTGGCTTCGGCACAGAAGGCCCGCACCTTTTCCGCGCATTTGCGCTTGTCCACTCCTTCCAGCAAGGAATGCGCGTCCACTGCTGCTGGGCGCACCGCAAGGATCGCGTCATACACATTGTCCGGCGATAGACCGCCCGCCATCATCAAGGGCTTGGGGGAGTAGCGGGCCAATTCCGCGCTCACATTCCAGTCATGAGTCAGACCGGTCGCGCCCTTCGCACCGGTTTTCGGATCGAACGTGTCGGTGATATACATATCGACATACTCAGCGCTATCGTCGATCAATTTGCGCAGTTCCGGCAGGTTGTCGGCAGACACAACCAGACTTTTGAGTAGGTAAAGATCCGGCCGATCGGAACGCAGCTTGACAAGCTCCGGCATCGGAATGTCGCCATGAATCTGCACCGCATCCAGACCGAGCTGGTCGCAAAATTGCGATACCTCGTCGGCGGTCGTCATGTAGCTGATGAGAACCGCGCGCTGCGGCGTCTTGAGGCCTTTGATGATTGTCGTAGAGTCAGCTTCAGAAATATCGTCTTTCCCCGACGGGAGGCGCAGAGGAAATCCGATCCAGTCCGCGCCCTTTTCAAAGCAGAGCTTCGCCTCTTCGGCATCAATAATGCCGGCAACCTGAACAATATTTTGCATCCATTGGTCCATTCATATGAGTCGGTTTCGTGCAACGCGGTGGACAAGATGGCCAAACGGAACGGCGCAGAAGATCGCTTTTGGTAACAACCGACGTAACTGGGGTTTGATGTCGAGGGAGGGGCATGTCACTGAACGTGGTGTAGCTCCGCGACTAGGGTCAGAACAAGACTAGGGGGAAATCGTAGGCTAACCGAATCCCCTCATATTTCCGCAGCTTGTCGGTTGAAGAACATTAAGTTCTGGGCGAAGAACGATTATGGACCCGGTTTTGCGAACGGAAATCGAGGGCTATCATCATTTACCCGGCTAAACGTATGATTTCGCACTAATCCTGTTTCAACCCCATGTAACGCCGCGCGGCTTTGCCGGACCGAACCTGCTGGCGATGATTCTCTTCGAGAAGTTCGCTCAAGACCAACCGCTCAATCGCCAGATCGAACACTATGCCCGCGAGGGCATCGACCTCAGCTTATCGACGTTGGTCGACAAGGTTGGTGCTTGTGCCGCGGCGTTGAAGCCCTCCATTCGTTGATCAAGGCATACGTTCTGGCCGCTGATCGGCTACATGGCGACGACACGACCGTGCCGATCCTGCATAATCCCTTGAATCCGAATTGATTTAAGGGATTATGCAGTAGATTTAAAGTGTTACAGCGTCCTTTGTGCGTTTTATAAAACGCGCGACGCTGTAAGATTGTCGGGCATGTTTACCCTCTTCGATCCGGCAGCTTTTCCTTTTTGCTGATCACACCCAGCAACAGGCAGACCAGATGGAGCGCCGGAGCGCCTGCTTTTGAGAAAGCGATTTTCTGGAGTGTCGGCCATTTCTTGGCAATCGGAAGCTGTTTGGCGCTGACATGCACCGTGGCGTCCGCCAGCCCAGCCGGATCAACGCGCCGCTTGATCTGTCGCATCCATGCGGTAACGTTGCTGTAGCGCGGACCGAACAGTTCAATCAATGGTCCCGCCATAAAACCCATCAGTCCGAGCCTTGGGTTGCGGTCCACCATATCAAGGTGTTTGAGGAAACCTTTCCAACCCGCTCCGATGCCTTTCACTGTACCGGCCT from Agrobacterium vitis includes these protein-coding regions:
- a CDS encoding UdgX family uracil-DNA binding protein (This protein belongs to the uracil DNA glycosylase superfamily, members of which act in excision repair of DNA. However, it belongs more specifically to UdgX branch, whose founding member was found to bind uracil in DNA (where it does not belong), without cleaving it, appears to promote DNA repair by a pathway involving RecA, rather than base excision.) is translated as MTETCFLEGRGDLSEWREAARRCLQAGIEPKAIDWRLIGDEQGLFGADASQSKEGSTPSPAEPTGGTAQMSVPAAFLQLGEAVVCHSDPGRFALLYRLLFRLRQERHLLEVKTDADVALAYRMQKSVGRDYHKMTAFLRFKEVPLPVGVAGRRRFVAWFEPDHFIVARVAPFFQRRFNDMDWIILTPHGSASWDGQTLLTSTEPAVKPDIRDETDDLWRIYYASIFNPARLKVKMMMTEMPKKYWKNLPEAELIPGLIAGAEAKLIDMAHRQASEPLPFHHRLQDAAARVPAAPAADADTIDALRQEARRCNRCDLSCRATQTVFGEGPVDAKVMIVGEQPGDQEDLAGRPFVGPAGRVFDEALAQAGLDRRALYVTNAVKHFKYEPRGKRRIHQRPNIAEVQQCRWWLTKEIDMVKPKLIVAMGAIALFSLTDRKDRLEDVRSRPIVMDETRHLFVTVHPSYLLRIPDEIKRNEELARFRDDISQIGRLVA
- a CDS encoding EamA family transporter, coding for MDNKSRQRFDLLITALVPLVWGSTYLVTTQFLPPGIPLTAAVLRALPAGLILVLLQRKMLQGHWWWRAALLGVLNIGAFFYFLFLAAYHLPGGIAALLMSIQPVIVLIYSAILFRNPVRATQILACLCAALGVALVALRSDVMLNTQGVTAGLAGAFSMATGMVLAKKFGRPDNMSLLALTGWQLTFGGLALVPFALMTESFPETLTLRNIGGLSYLSLLGALVTYALWFRDRASACLDRVVSFASQPADSGHFGGGLSGTDTDLDSVWRRRAGPGFGLSVAATGEFLRLGLGISEAIIKQTGPRRIMQINTSMWRTSFASKSPTKKSNFDIKKINFDHEV
- the upp gene encoding uracil phosphoribosyltransferase, translating into MPLIELPQTQRLRALHAEMRRATAPRETFVANANCVIRNVLELCLDQLPYCDRSVQTPFGATYLGTALDAPLCAVSIVRAGESMEFELSKMLPAIPIGKILIQRDKITKQPRLFYSALPEDIAQRHVIVMEPMLATGGSALMAISELLKKGVQEQHVVFANILASPEGVKRVSARYPHVTIVSSSIEQQLNQEAFMIPGIGDFGDRYFGTISSGGQNGQQVEAAV
- a CDS encoding phosphoribosylanthranilate isomerase, whose protein sequence is MQNIVQVAGIIDAEEAKLCFEKGADWIGFPLRLPSGKDDISEADSTTIIKGLKTPQRAVLISYMTTADEVSQFCDQLGLDAVQIHGDIPMPELVKLRSDRPDLYLLKSLVVSADNLPELRKLIDDSAEYVDMYITDTFDPKTGAKGATGLTHDWNVSAELARYSPKPLMMAGGLSPDNVYDAILAVRPAAVDAHSLLEGVDKRKCAEKVRAFCAEAKRAFSELSLQVTQ